GCGGTCCACATCGTGTTCTCCAGCGCCCTGGCCCGCACCAGCGTGATCCAGTGGTCCTCCTTGAGCGGGCCCGAGCCCCAGGCGGCGATCACCGCGAAGAGCTCCGCGCCCCTGTCGACCAGCGCCCTGGCCAGCTCGGGGAAGCGGATGTCGTAGCAGGTGAGCAGCCCGATCCTGAGCCCGGCCAGCTCGACCACGGCGGGCTCGGAGCCGGGGGCGACCAGCTCGGACTCGCGGAAGCCGAAGGAGTCGAACAGGTGGATCTTCCGGTAGGCGGCCACCAGAGAGCCCGAGGCGTCGATCGCCACGGTGGTGTTGTGCACCCGATCCTCGGCGGGCTCGAACACCCCGGCGAGCACCGCGACGCCGTGCTCGCGGGCCGCGTCGGCCAAGCCGGTGACGAAGGGTCCGTCGAGCGGCTCGGCCAGCTCTCCGACGCGCCTGCCGAACCTGGTCAGGGTCGCCTCAGGAAAGATCGCGAGGTCGGCGCCCCCGGCCCTGGCGAGGGCCTCCCTGGCCCGCTTGAGGTTGGCGGCCGGGTCGGGGGAGACGGGCAGCTGGCACAGGGCGATTCTCGTCACGTCTCCGAGACTATGCCCGCATGGA
This window of the Nonomuraea africana genome carries:
- a CDS encoding carbon-nitrogen hydrolase family protein — its product is MTRIALCQLPVSPDPAANLKRAREALARAGGADLAIFPEATLTRFGRRVGELAEPLDGPFVTGLADAAREHGVAVLAGVFEPAEDRVHNTTVAIDASGSLVAAYRKIHLFDSFGFRESELVAPGSEPAVVELAGLRIGLLTCYDIRFPELARALVDRGAELFAVIAAWGSGPLKEDHWITLVRARALENTMWTAAVGQAPNPAESGDGFGIGRSMLVDPLGVVRADLGSGPAVQVVEIDPEVTASARTALPCLEHRVL